In Candidatus Nanosynbacter lyticus, one genomic interval encodes:
- a CDS encoding pseudouridine synthase: protein MTDSHNDQNSWRLNKFVALSLGVSRRKADELIEKGKIIVDGQPARLGQQISSTNQITYNSQTLEIQPKKLIVLHKPTGYLCSRASQGGVPTIYKLLPKHLHHLKPVGRLDKDSSGLILLTNDGDFAHSMTHPSFYKIKRYLVTIDKPLQPLHRQMINDFGVQLPDGPSQLTLERQHDGDDYRWIVQMSEGRNRQIRRTFDVLGYTVKKLHRTDFGKYSLGELRRGEWKEEQISN from the coding sequence ATGACAGACTCTCACAACGACCAAAACTCTTGGCGCCTTAATAAATTTGTGGCGCTAAGTTTGGGTGTTTCTCGCCGTAAGGCTGACGAACTAATCGAGAAAGGGAAGATCATAGTTGACGGGCAGCCAGCCAGATTAGGACAGCAGATTTCTAGCACAAATCAGATTACCTACAATAGTCAAACTTTAGAAATTCAGCCAAAGAAGCTGATCGTTCTGCATAAACCCACAGGCTATCTCTGCTCACGTGCCTCCCAGGGCGGCGTGCCAACAATTTACAAGCTCTTGCCAAAACACCTCCATCACCTCAAACCCGTCGGTCGCTTGGACAAAGACAGCTCTGGCCTAATTCTACTCACCAATGACGGTGATTTTGCGCATAGCATGACACACCCGTCTTTCTATAAGATTAAGCGCTACTTAGTTACAATTGACAAGCCGCTGCAGCCTCTCCATCGGCAGATGATTAATGATTTTGGCGTGCAGCTACCAGACGGACCCAGTCAATTAACCCTCGAAAGACAGCATGATGGCGATGACTACCGCTGGATAGTTCAGATGAGCGAAGGGCGCAATCGTCAAATCCGCCGTACGTTTGACGTACTAGGCTACACCGTCAAGAAACTCCATCGTACGGATTTTGGGAAATATTCCCTCGGAGAACTTAGGAGGGGTGAGTGGAAGGAAGAACAAATCTCCAACTAG
- a CDS encoding GTP-binding protein yields the protein MAKRDNDLEFSVNAAFDEARAVVDKVPLYLVNGSLGAGKTSVLEFLLQQSDYKGSRVIENEYANENIDGYRLEGLAEMVTTLAGDCVCCSSKHALTRMLLDFCRNSPAPVFIEATGVARTMSLVEKLINAQIFNKYELMQSFYVIDAYEILHGIEPAHEVELQAADVILVTKEDLLNNNERAEYGIKLSALPYAKVLSAPHGRFDLSKLTTPSGLLAFFDTYDGELVVPDNPTYAVLDISGMKIAAATLEKIWPELFDTYKLRRMKGCFIDDNGVRHHLEATKNQIQIANSAAEEPAKIVLIGERADEITREVLSAQLMMFE from the coding sequence ATGGCAAAGCGCGACAATGATTTGGAGTTTAGTGTTAATGCGGCGTTTGACGAAGCGCGGGCGGTTGTTGACAAAGTGCCGCTATATTTGGTCAATGGATCTTTGGGTGCTGGAAAAACCAGCGTCCTTGAATTCTTATTGCAACAAAGTGACTATAAAGGCTCACGGGTAATTGAAAATGAGTATGCTAATGAAAATATCGACGGCTATCGGCTGGAGGGATTGGCGGAGATGGTGACGACGTTGGCTGGCGATTGCGTCTGCTGCTCGTCGAAACACGCATTGACGCGGATGCTGCTGGATTTTTGCCGCAATTCCCCGGCGCCAGTGTTTATCGAAGCGACGGGTGTGGCGCGAACGATGAGCTTAGTTGAGAAACTGATAAATGCACAAATCTTCAATAAGTATGAGCTGATGCAGAGTTTTTACGTAATTGACGCTTACGAGATTTTACACGGGATTGAGCCGGCGCACGAGGTTGAATTACAGGCGGCGGACGTGATTTTGGTGACCAAGGAGGATTTACTAAATAACAATGAACGAGCTGAATACGGCATAAAACTCTCCGCCCTGCCCTACGCCAAGGTGCTGAGCGCGCCGCACGGTCGGTTTGACCTAAGTAAATTAACCACGCCGTCGGGGCTGCTAGCGTTTTTTGACACGTATGACGGCGAGCTGGTCGTGCCGGACAATCCGACGTATGCGGTGCTGGATATTTCTGGTATGAAAATTGCTGCGGCGACTCTGGAAAAAATTTGGCCGGAACTTTTTGACACTTATAAACTTAGGCGGATGAAAGGCTGTTTTATTGACGATAATGGTGTGCGACATCATTTGGAGGCAACGAAAAATCAGATTCAAATAGCTAATTCTGCGGCGGAAGAGCCAGCAAAAATTGTGCTAATTGGTGAACGTGCGGACGAAATTACGCGTGAAGTTTTGTCTGCGCAATTGATGATGTTTGAATAA
- the der gene encoding ribosome biogenesis GTPase Der, which produces MSKLPTVAIIGQANVGKSSMFNRLTRSRTAIVAREAGTTRDNVVGKVSYKRHASSPNENAADATPPTLEAVKCSREAGVSAERSQQISSGDLSEKSTPAKERGASATAEFWLIDTAGLKPAEDEFEATIQDQIADASAAADVILVMVDSTVYPSDADRQLAKKALKSGKPVILIANKADLKESLHVDEFKRLGIKTIIKTSTEHNIGISELLDNIADLIPPATETAPDDIIRVALIGRPNVGKSNLFNTLAGKQQAIVANVAGTTRDVNRVQVRYHGQTIELLDTAGIRRQGKQETGIEKFSVLRTMQAINEADVCFLLMDVNELNVQLDQRLAGIIDEAGKGLVLVVSKWDSVEDKDAYTHDEIAPQISYNFKFTPYAPLIFTSSVTGQNVAKLFDLALDIYKRRRQECKTRALNDILQKAIAAHPPAGLKNSHPKLRYIVQTDVAPPWFVIYGSNLKFVHWSYKRYLERTLREAFNFAGTPIKLSFRDEKQLKANRERVVRGLAPVTKAYKQAKNAEKHT; this is translated from the coding sequence ATGTCAAAATTACCAACTGTCGCTATTATTGGTCAAGCCAACGTCGGCAAAAGCTCGATGTTTAACCGTTTAACACGCTCTCGCACAGCTATAGTCGCCCGTGAGGCCGGCACCACCCGCGACAACGTTGTTGGTAAGGTCTCATATAAACGCCACGCGTCATCTCCTAATGAGAATGCGGCAGACGCGACACCTCCTACGCTGGAGGCCGTGAAATGTTCGCGAGAAGCGGGCGTTTCAGCCGAACGCTCGCAACAAATCTCCAGTGGAGATTTGAGCGAAAAGAGTACTCCAGCGAAGGAGCGTGGCGCGAGTGCAACCGCCGAATTCTGGCTCATCGACACCGCCGGCCTCAAACCCGCCGAAGACGAATTCGAAGCCACCATCCAAGACCAAATCGCCGATGCTTCTGCCGCTGCCGACGTCATTCTCGTCATGGTCGACTCCACCGTCTATCCATCAGACGCCGACCGCCAACTCGCCAAAAAAGCCTTAAAGAGCGGCAAGCCCGTCATTTTAATCGCCAATAAAGCTGATCTGAAAGAATCTCTTCACGTTGACGAATTCAAACGACTTGGCATTAAAACCATCATCAAAACTTCCACCGAGCATAACATCGGCATCTCCGAGCTGCTCGACAACATCGCCGATCTCATTCCGCCAGCCACTGAAACTGCGCCTGACGACATTATTCGCGTTGCCCTCATCGGCCGGCCAAATGTCGGCAAAAGCAACCTGTTCAACACCTTGGCAGGCAAGCAGCAAGCCATCGTCGCCAACGTCGCTGGCACCACCCGCGACGTCAACCGCGTCCAAGTCCGCTACCACGGCCAGACCATCGAGCTACTCGACACCGCTGGCATTCGCCGCCAGGGCAAGCAAGAGACCGGTATCGAAAAGTTCTCGGTCCTGCGCACCATGCAGGCCATCAACGAAGCCGACGTCTGTTTTCTCTTGATGGATGTTAACGAATTGAACGTTCAATTAGATCAACGGCTGGCTGGCATCATCGACGAAGCGGGCAAGGGGCTTGTTCTGGTTGTCAGCAAGTGGGATTCCGTTGAGGACAAAGACGCCTATACTCATGATGAAATTGCCCCACAAATCAGCTATAACTTCAAGTTCACGCCGTACGCACCGTTAATATTTACCTCTTCTGTCACTGGACAGAATGTCGCCAAGTTATTCGACCTAGCGCTTGATATCTATAAGCGTCGTCGCCAAGAATGTAAAACTCGTGCCTTAAACGACATTTTACAGAAAGCCATCGCCGCACATCCGCCAGCTGGTCTGAAAAATTCACACCCGAAGCTGCGCTACATTGTCCAGACTGACGTTGCTCCGCCGTGGTTTGTTATATATGGCAGTAATCTGAAATTTGTCCACTGGAGCTATAAACGCTATTTGGAGCGAACTTTGCGTGAAGCTTTCAATTTTGCGGGAACGCCAATTAAACTATCTTTCCGCGATGAAAAGCAATTAAAAGCCAACCGCGAACGCGTTGTGCGCGGTTTGGCACCAGTCACCAAAGCTTACAAGCAGGCCAAAAACGCTGAAAAACACACATGA
- a CDS encoding response regulator transcription factor → MTKILLVEDDKSLREIYGVRLLAEGYDIVSAGDGEEALAMAIKERPQLILSDVMMPKISGFDMLDILRSTTETKDVKVIIMTALSSEDQRKRGEQLGADRYLVKSQVGIEDVVRAVHEALGDLPGVGTNPVPVSQPAPAHTPEPQAPAPQPITRPDVSSLSPQPQTAPTITPTLPTANQFAQQTQQTYQSQAQAPQPVQQPTPVAMPTPPAQPTTLPQPTAPFSSSVPRPSGLGDRIIQPLPADSSQNSVDISQLMARELDANPASIAQPANPVTPPQVAQTPVEPQVGAEVAQPQTAPVQTPEASQLPQPPSITPEQ, encoded by the coding sequence ATGACAAAAATTTTATTGGTCGAGGACGACAAAAGCTTACGTGAGATTTACGGCGTGCGGCTTTTGGCGGAGGGCTACGATATCGTTTCGGCGGGCGACGGCGAAGAAGCTCTGGCCATGGCAATCAAAGAACGTCCGCAATTGATCTTAAGTGACGTGATGATGCCAAAGATTTCCGGCTTTGATATGCTAGACATTCTGCGCTCAACGACAGAAACAAAAGACGTAAAAGTAATCATCATGACAGCCCTATCTTCAGAGGACCAGCGAAAGCGTGGCGAACAGCTTGGAGCTGATCGATATTTGGTTAAATCTCAAGTGGGCATTGAAGATGTTGTCAGGGCAGTCCATGAGGCTTTAGGCGATTTGCCTGGTGTCGGAACAAATCCCGTACCAGTTTCACAGCCAGCTCCTGCACATACGCCAGAGCCACAAGCTCCAGCACCACAACCAATAACTAGACCCGACGTGTCTTCATTGTCTCCACAACCACAGACCGCTCCAACTATCACACCAACATTACCTACAGCAAATCAGTTTGCACAACAAACACAGCAAACCTATCAGTCACAAGCTCAAGCACCGCAACCAGTTCAGCAGCCAACACCAGTAGCTATGCCGACACCGCCAGCACAGCCAACAACATTACCGCAACCTACAGCGCCTTTCTCTTCGTCGGTGCCGCGCCCATCTGGACTAGGTGACCGCATTATCCAACCGCTACCCGCTGACAGTTCGCAAAATTCTGTTGATATCTCTCAGCTCATGGCTAGGGAATTAGACGCTAATCCAGCATCAATAGCCCAGCCGGCAAACCCAGTCACGCCACCCCAGGTCGCCCAGACACCTGTTGAGCCTCAGGTTGGCGCAGAAGTAGCCCAACCACAGACCGCTCCCGTGCAAACGCCAGAAGCCTCACAACTACCACAACCTCCATCAATAACTCCAGAGCAATGA